Proteins co-encoded in one Ictalurus furcatus strain D&B chromosome 9, Billie_1.0, whole genome shotgun sequence genomic window:
- the peli2 gene encoding E3 ubiquitin-protein ligase pellino homolog 2: MQSEERPLIEVNSLMFSPGQEETCAPTKELVKYGELVVLGYNGSLPSGDRGRRRSRFALYKRVKANGVKPSTVHILNNPQASKAVNCKGQHSISYTLSRNQTVVVEYSHDKDTDMFQIGRSTESPIDFVVTDTVSGGTDGEDSPITQSTISRFACRVVCERNPPYTARIYAAGFDSSKNIFLGEKAAKWKNPDGQMDGLTTNGVLVMHPRGGFTEESKPGVWREISVCGDVYTLRETRSAQTRGKLVDSESNVLLDGSLVDLCGATLLWRTAEGLFHAPTQKHLEALRQELNAARPQCPVGLNTLAFPSMQRSSRALPSIAQQQDKQPWVYLACGHVHGYHEWGHSSEREPNGKRECPMCRAVGPYVPLWLGCEPAFYVDSEAPTHAFIPCGHVCSEKSARYWSEIPLPHGTHAFHAACPFCATQLSVTQGCAKLIFQGPVD, translated from the exons ATGCAGAGCGAGGAGCGGCCGCTTATTGAGGTGAACAGCCTGATGTTTTCTCCGGGTCAGGAGGAGACCTGTGCACCCACCAAAGAGCTTGTAAAGTACGGGGAACTGGTTGTTCTCGG GTACAATGGATCCCTCCCCAGTGGAGACCGTGGAAGGAGGAGGAGCCGTTTTGCCCTCTACAAGAGAGTCAAGGCCAATGGCGTTAAACCAAGCACTGTACACATCCTCAACAACCCGCAGGCAAGCAAG GCTGTAAACTGTAAGGGCCAGCACAGTATCTCCTACACGCTGTCCAGAAACCAGACAGTGGTTGTAGAGTACAGCCATGACAAAGACACGGACATGTTCCAG ATTGGCCGATCCACGGAGAGCCCCATTGACTTTGTGGTGACTGACACTGTGTCTGGGGGCACAGACGGCGAGGACTCTCCCATCACACAGAGCACCATCTCGCGCTTTGCCTGTCGGGTGGTGTGTGAACGCAACCCTCCGTACACTGCACGCATCTATGCTGCAGGCTTCGACTCTTCCAAGAACATCTTCCTAGGG GAGAAAGCGGCCAAATGGAAGAATCCAGATGGCCAGATGGACGGACTGACGACCAATGGTGTGCTGGTGATGCATCCACGTGGTGGCTTCACAGAAGAGTCCAAGCCTGGTGTGTGGCGAGAGATATCTGTGTGTGGAGATGTTTATACACTGAGAGAGACTCGCTCTGCACAGACACGAGGCAAATTG GTGGATAGTGAGAGTAATGTGCTGCTGGATGGCTCTCTGGTGGACCTGTGCGGTGCCACACTACTGTGGCGCACGGCTGAAGGTCTCTTTCACGCACCCACACAGAAGCACCTGGAGGCACTGCGTCAGGAGTTGAACGCCGCACGACCCCAGTGCCCTGTGGGCCTCAACACCTTGgcatttcccagcatgcagcGATCTAGCCGGGCACTGCCGAGTATCGCCCAGCAGCAGGACAAGCAGCCGTGGGTGTACCTGGCATGTGGGCACGTGCATGGCTACCATGAGTGGGGCCACAGCTCAGAGCGTGAACCTAACGGCAAACGCGAGTGCCCCATGTGCAGGGCTGTGGGGCCATATGTGCCACTGTGGTTAGGCTGTGAGCCAGCCTTCTATGTGGACTCGGAAGCGCCTACGCACGCCTTCATACCTTGTGGTCATGTCTGCTCAGAGAAGTCGGCCCGCTACTGGTCTGAAATTCCCTTACCGCATGGTACTCACGCTTTCCATGCCGCGTGCCCGTTCTGTGCGACACAGCTCAGTGTCACACAGGGATGTGCTAAGCTCATCTTCCAGGGCCCTGTAGACTGA